TGAATGGCATGGATGACGCTGGAGAAGGGGCGGGGCTGGACTGGGAATGCCCAGGAGGCGCAGGCTCTTGGTGCCTCCGTCCGGGCGGTCACGCGCATCCCATGACGCATCCATCTCAAACCCAGGTCGGTCCCTACCGGTTGCTGCATTCGCTTGGCAGTGGCGGAATGGGGCAAGTCTTCGCGGCGGTCCACGAGAGCGTGGGCAACCAGGTGGCATTGAAGGTGATGTCCCCCTCCGCGGCGGCGGACCCGCAGCGCGTCGCACGCTTTCTCCAAGAAGCGCGGGCCCTTTCTCGGCTGGAGCATCCTGGCGTCGTTCGAATCCTCCACTTCGATCGTGTCGAGGGCACGGCGTATCTGGCCATGGAGCACTTGCAAGGACTGTCGCTCAGGCAGTGGATGCAAGCTCAGCCCCGCATTCCTTTGGAATCTGCCCTGGCCATCTGCGGACAAATCGCCGCCACGATGGTGGACGTCCACGCCGAGGACATCGTCCACCGCGACTTGAAGCCAGAGAACATCTTCCTGTGCCCGGACTCCACGCTGGCGTTGGGGCATCGAATCAAATTGCTCGACTTCGGTATCGCGAAGGTCCCGAGCGGGCAGGCGGACCTGCTGGCCACGCAGGTTCATACGCACGAAGCCACGTTCATCGGGACGTTCCGTTACATGGCACCGGAGCAGTGTCGTAGCGCCGCGAAGGTCGACGGTGCCGCGGATGTCTACGCTTTGGGCGTCCTCTTCTTCGAGTTGCTCGCGGGTCGGCCTCCCTTCGATGAGGACGAGCCCGTGCTGGTCATCGCCGCGCATCAGTACGAAGAGCCCCCGTCCTTGAAGCAGCTTGTGCCGTCCGTGCCCGCGGCACTCGCCACGTTCATCTCGGACATGCTGGAGAAGGAGCCCGCGGCGCGTCCCGACATGAAGCGGTGCCGCGCCCTGTTCGAACGCGCCTGGGCGCAAGAGCTGGATGTCTGCCCCGTACCCGGACTGGCTCCCTTCACGGAGGCGCACGCGGAGCTGTTCTTCGGCCGGCAAGAAGAGTCCCGCGCGCTGCTCCAGCGGTTGGAAGAGGCCCGCCTGGGTTCTCAACGCTGGGTGCAGTTGGAGGGGCCCAGCGGTGTGGGAAAGTCCTCGCTCATCCAGGCCGCGTTGCTACCAGGATTGAGGGAACTGCCTGCTGATGCGGAGCCGCGCTGGCTCATCGCCACGTTGCGTCCCTCGGACACGCCGCTCCGTCATCTCGCGGAGGCGCTCTCCACTGCCTATGTGGCTGTCGGCACCGTCAAGCCGCTTGATGACATCGAGGCGCTCCTCCGAAGTGGTTCTGTCGCTCTCCATGACTTCGTCACGGCGCATACGCCCACGGCGTACCGCCTGCTCCTGGTCATCGAACCGCTGGAGGAGTTGTTCACGCTGGGCAGCGCGGAGTTGGAGACAGTGGATGCGTTGCTCGCGGCCGCGCTGGCGGCCCCGGAGACGCCGCTGCGGCTGTTCACGAGCCTTCGCAGTGACTTCATCCACCGGCTCGAACAGATGCCCTCGCTGCCGCACCACCTCCATGCCGCGGCCCGTTTCCCGTTGCTGCCCATGGGCGACGAGGCCCTCGCGCAGGTGGTCCATGGGGTGGCGAGGCGCGCGAGGCTCCGGCTCAGCGCGGGTCTCGCCGAGCGCATGGTGCAGGACGTCCGGAGCGAGACGGGCCGTCTCCCATTGCTGGGGCATACCTTGCAGAGCCTATGGACGCTCAGTGGCGGCGCGCCGCTGACGCATGAGCACTACGATCGGTTGGGCGGCGTTGGGGGAGCGCTGGCTCTCCAGGCGGAGTCGTTGTTGAAGAGCCTGGGAGAGGAAGGCACGAAGCGGGCGAAGTGGCTCCTCCTGGCGTTGGTTCAGGTGGGGCGCGGCACGGCGGATACCCGCCGCCCTCGTTCCCGTCGAGACATCCTCATGGCGGCGGGAGGCGACACCCTGGCCGAAGAGGTGCTCTACCGTTTGTCTGGCATCCCGTCGGGGCCGTCCACGCCAGGGTTGCCGGGCCTCCGGCTGGTGGTGCTCACGGGAGAGGTCAATCCGTCGCTCCAGCGCGTGGAGTTGGTGCATGAGACCTTGCTGCACCAGTTTCCACCGCTGGCTGCCTGGTTGGCCCAGGAGCGCGTCCTGTTGGAGCGGCAGTTGGATTTGGAAGGCGTGGCGAATGCGTGGGAGCAGGCGCGCCGACCGCGGGAGGGTCTGCCCACTGGGACGCTGCTGGACCACTACAGACGCGGATTCGATATCCCGGACCCACGGGACGCACCCGCCCTCAGCCCTCGCGCGCGGGACTTCCTGCTGGCGGCGGAGCGGCTCTCCCGTCAGCGCATCCGCATCAGGCGGTTCCTCTTGGGCATGGCGGCACTCGCGGGCCTGGCGATTCTCTTCTACGCGGTTCGCGCCGAGCAGGAGCGGCAACACGCGGAGGCCAATCTGCTGCGCCTGGTCGCGGCAGCGGACAACATCTCCGAGGACGCGGATTGGAACCTGAGCAGGTTGGCCCACACGCTCGAACTTCGGCTCAAGATGCTCCGGAGGCTGAACGTGTCCCTGACCTCATTGCCCACGTCCGATAAGGCGCGGTATCCCGTTCGTCTGGCCACCATTCACGTCGCGCACAGGATGGGGGACATCGCCTACTACGATGGCACCCTGGCCGAAGCCGAGAGCCGGTTGACCGAGGCGCTTCGTACGATTCGTTCAGGGCTTGCCGACCGGCCGTCCGACGAGGATCTGCTATGGGAACTCGCGCTGAACGACTCCAAGTTGGGCAAGGTCGCCATGGCGCGGGGGCAATGGGCCCTGGCAGGTGATCGCCTGATGGCGTCCCAGCAGTACATGGAGGAACAGCCCGCGGAGGGAGACACCGCTGTCGATACTCGGCGAAGTCTCGCGGTGAGTCTGTCGGAGCGCGCGGAACTTGAATGGGCGCAGGGACATCTGGGCAATGCCGCCGAACTGTTCGATCGTGCCATTTCGCTGCACGAGATGAATTGGGGGCCCTACGACGAGGCGTTACTCGCGGTGGTGCTCGCGCAGCGGAGCGAGGTCGCCATCGAGGCGGGAGATTTCGACGTGGCGGAGCGGCTCATCCCCAGAACGGTCTTGATTGCGGAGCGATGTGTTTCTGTTCGCGGCGGTGAGCAGTTCTTTCGCTGGGCGCAGGGGCGAAGCCTGGTGGCGGAGGGCGGGCTGCACCTCAGGAAGCGTCGCCTGATGGAGGCGGTGGCGAGTTACGGCAAGGCTCGGGAGTTGGGGAGGGAGTTGCTCGACGGCGAACCCCCCAATAAACGGTTCGCGCTGATGTATGCCCATGCGCTCCGGGGAAGCGAGGACGTGTCGCGCATCCAGGGCCGGGATGTAGAGGGGCAGTCGTTTCGCCAGGAACGGTGTACGCTGGTGAATCGTTTCCTGGAACAGGATCCGGAAGACATTCGCTTCCGTGCCCTGGCATGTGAGAACCACCATCCGTAACGAGGGGGGACGTGATGATTCCGCAATCCCATGAGGAAACAGCATTCGAGGATTTGCTCCAGCGGGCACGTGCTGGAGAGCAGGAGGCCATGGACGCTTTGTTCCGCCGGAGTTGGAAGGCATTGGAGCGGCATGCATCCAAGAGTCCCGCGCTGGGGCTCCAGGGAGCCACCCGCCCGTCGGACATCTTCCAGGACTCCGCGCTGCGCGCCTTCGAGAAGTTGGCGTCCTTTCGTGGCAACTCCGAGGGAGAGTGGGTCACCTGGCTCAAGCAGGTCGTCTTCTCTCAGTCCATCGACATTGTCCGCGTGGAGGCGGGACAGGCGAAATATGTTCCTGGGGGGCGGGTGCCGGAGGGAGAGGCGTCCGAGTCCCTTCCCTCGCAGGAGCGGACGCCAAGCCAGGTCACCGCCCATCATGAGGACTGGCACAGATTGCTGTCGAAGTTCACGCTCCTGACGCCGGACCAACAGAAGGCCATCTCGCTCTTCTGGTTCGACGAACTCTCCGTGGAAGAAGCTGCTCAGCGAATGGGAAAGTCGCATACCTCCGTGTCATCGCTGTTGCAGCGAGGGATGAGCACCCTGCGGCGGGAGATGCGGAGTGATGCGAGTTCCAGCCAGGACGACGCAGAGGTGAGCGCCGCATTGGCCGCGTACTTCCGCAAGCGGGGTGCGGGCGCGTCCCCGGACATGGAAGCCTTCATCGCGGAGTATCCCTCATGCGCGGACGGGCTGCGGGATGCCTTGAACAGTGTGCTGCGGCTGCGCGCGCTCAAGCCCGCCACCCGTTCTTGACGAGGTCCGCCGGGCATGTTGCCTCAAGGAACTCAGGCAGGGGCGTACCGCATCGAACGCAAGGCCGATACGGGGGGAACGAGTGATGTCTATGAGGGCCGCGACGCCAGCGGAGGCCCCGTCGCCATCAAGGTGCTCGCGACCCGGTGGTGTGTCCATGCGGAGATGGTGGCGCGCTTTCTCCAGGAGGCGCAGTCGCTGCTGTCCTTGAGGCATCCGCATCTGGTGCAGGGACTCGCGGTGGGGCTCATCGAAGAGAAGCACCCCTACCTCGTCCTGGAGTGGTTGCCGAGGAGTCTGGAACAAGGGCTCGCCGCAGAGGGAGGCCAATTCAAGGATGATGATTGCGCGCGCATCGTTCACCAACTCGCGGGGGCTTTGTCCCTGCTTCATGAGAATGGGTGGGTTCACCGCGACCTGAAGCCCGCCAACGTGTTGCTCGCCTGCGAGGGCCCGGGCAGGGTGGATGTTCGGCTGTCGGACCTTGGGCTCGCCAAGCGGCTCTCCGGGCCCGAGGCGCCGGACTCCGGCTTGCCGCTGTCGACCGCTGAAGAGTCCTTTTTGGGAAGCCGGCACTACATGGCGCCCGAGCAGTGGGTGAGCGCCAAGCGGGTGGGACCGGCGGTGGACGTCTACGCCCTGGGTGTCCTCTGGTTCCAGATGCTCGCGGGCAGACTCCCGTTTCCCAGCGAAGCCGAGCATGAGCTGATGTTCCAGCATGTCACGGCGCGGCCCCCTACGGAGTTGTTGGAGGCCGTCGCATCCGGGACGACTGTCGAGATGGTCGCGCGGATGCTCGACAAGGTCGCGGGGCGGCGGCCCCCTCTCTCAGACGTCCTCGCGCTGACCTCCGGCACGCGCTGAGGAGGCGTTCCTCAAGAAAATACGCGAGTCGCGATGCCTTTCGCGCGCCGGGAGCGTCCTCCGGGGAGACGGAACAGGAGGCGCCATCGTGTTGAGTGTGGGTGAGGCACTGGAGCGGTTCATCAGTTCGCTGGAGCTGACGGAGGGGCAGCGGGACGAGGTCAGCAGGCAGCACACCTTGGTCCGTGAGGAGCTGAGCCGGAGGCTCGCCGGCTGTGAGACGTCGTTCCTATCGGGGTCCTATAGCCGGAGCACCGCCATCCGGCCGCTGCATGACATCGACATCTTCACTGTGGTGGGGCGGGCATCGTCTACTCCTCCGGAGACGCCGGATGCGGCGCTCAAGCGGGTGCGTCAGGCCCTTCACGAGGCCTGGCCCAATAAGGAACTGCCCATTCTGCAACAGCACTCGGTGCATCTGGAGTTCACGAAGTCCGGCATCGAGTTCGACGTGGTTCCCGCCTATCAGCACCTCAGTCAGGAACTCTTCCTCATCCCGGAGGGGAATACCGGGCGGTGGATTCATACCAACCCACGGATTCACAAGGGGCTGAGTACCGATGCGAACGAGCTGGCGGGCAAGAAGTTCAAGCCGCTCATCAAAGCTGTGAAGCACTGGAACCGCCAGCACGGCTCCAGTCCCTTGCGGTCATTTCACCTGGAGGTGATGGGCTACGAAGCCTTCTCCCAAGCTCCGGTGGGTTATCTGGAGGGGCTGCACACGCTCTTCGCATTCATGGCGGGCCGCGTGGACCGGCCAGTCCCCGACCCCGCGGGGCTGGGAGGCAAGGTCGACGCGCGGATGACGCTTGGGCAGCGGATGGCCGCGAGGAACGCGTTCCAGGGCGCGGCCAGGACGGTGCGGCTGGCGCTGAGTGAGCGCGATTCCAATCCGGAGCGCGCCCATCTCCGGCTTCGGGAGCTCTTCGGCGAGACGTATCGCTATCGCTGACGCCGCGGTCATCCGAAAAGTGAACGGCGCCGCGATGGGTTTCAGGCCTTTTTCGCGTCCTCTCTTTTGAAGCCCTTTCCAGGAGAGGCCATGCGGAGCGAGGACATCCCCATCACCCCGAGGACCCGCGCGCTCATCGTGCGCTACGAGCAGGACCGGCCCGTCATCGAGGCCACTGCGCGGGACACCCTGATTCGGTACGGCCTGGAGGGCGACCGCGACGTCGACTCCGTCGTCTTGCATCCGCATGACCCGGCCCGGGCTGCTCGGAGCCTTCCGGGGCAAGAGTGGAGCGAGTCCTTCGATGAGCACGAGCGTTTCGCGGCGGCCCTGCTCGAGCGGGAGGCGGAACTGCGCATCGACCACCTCCCCGTGCATATCTTCGGCTGCGCGCCCCTGGCGTTGATGCTCGAGCTGGCGTCGCGACTGCCTCGCCGGCCCGTTTGTGTCTATCAGCAGGCGCAGGATGGCTCCTGGTCGCTGGGGTATGACCGGATGATCGCTCCCGCGACGGAGGACTTCTTCCAGGTGGAAGGGCTCCCGTCGGGGCGTCAGGGCGGAAGGGGACATGTCCTGCTGGTCGTCGAGGTGACGCGCGCCATTCGGGACAACGTCCGGTCCAAGGTGTCGGCGTGGCTGCCCGAGGCGTCCCTCCTGACGACGGTCTGCCTCCGTCCCGTGGCGGGGCCATCCACGACCGCGGTCCAGAACCCAGGGCAGGTGGCTCGCGCGGCGGTGCAGTTCCGGGAGGTGCTCGACAGGCTGCATGAGCTGCTGGATGGCGCCGAGTCCGTGGTCCTGGCCATCGACGCGCCGGGCAGCTTCGCGGCGGCGCTGGGCACGGTCGTCAATCCGACCACGCAGCATCCCTTGACGCTCCTACACTTCAACGCGGACCGGCAGGTCTATGACCGGGTGCATGTCATCCGCGCCCGTCGCGTCGTGGCGCCCCGCGTGCCCACCGCGGACGACAAGCTCGCGGCCACGCAGGTGCTCCGAGCGGTTCAACGGGTCCACACGGAGCTGGTCGCCTGGCTCAAGGAGCCTGCGCAGCAGCCCTTCGTCGAGCACATCGATGGGCAAGCCTACCTGCGAAGTGAAATCGAGGACGACCCTGCCTTCGAGAGAACGCCACTCTTCCGTCACGGCGCCGGGAAGTGGAAGTTGGATTGGGAGTTGCTGTTGGGGTTGGGGGCGCTGCGAGAGCGGCTTCAGTCGCAGGACGACTGGAAGGAGTGCCTGCGGCTGTTCCTCATCCACGAGGCCTTCCATGTCCGTCAGGGCGGGCTGACCTCGTACAGCTACCGGGGCATCGGCAGGGCGGGCTTCGTGCTGGAGGCCGCTGACTACGACGCGGATGCCGTGGGCGTCGAGGTGGCGCTGGCGTGGCGCAAGGCCAAGCAGGGCGGCACCGTGAAGGACGTGGGGCAGGTGAAGACGCTCGAGTCCATCGTCTGGAACTCGCTGGAGATTCTGCGGGTCTTCGAGCCCGTGCGCCCCGTGCGGGAGCTCGCCGAGCGGAGGTTGCGCCGTTACCTCATCTGGCTCTTCCATGCGTGCCGGTTCTCCGTGCTCGCGGTGCGTTCACCGGACGCCGAGGTGCGGGATGAGCTGGAGCGGGTGACGGTGGAGTTGGTGGGGCTGCCTGCCTTCAGGGACCCCCACGAGAGCTACTTCCAGCAACGGGTCCGGTTGTCTCTGGAGGACAGCCGCGAGGAGGTGATGCTGGCCATCTACTTCCGGCACCGGCTGGTTCGCATGGACAACCACCGTGCGTGGGTCGAGGACCTGCTCCAGTCGCTCCGGGACTGGGAGGCGTCTTCGCGTGAAGAGCTCCAGGACCGCGTGCGGTTGCTCTTTGAGCGCCTCTTCGAGAGGCACCCGGAGTTGCTCGCCGCCCGGCGGACGGACGCGCGGTAGCCGCGCGGCAGGAAGGCACGGTGGGGCCGGTTCCCACCGTGCGTGCTCACACGCCTCGTTCACGTCGCTGCTCTACCTCCTGCCCTGGGAGCGCCATGTCCCCGTTGGACTTGCCTGAACCTTCTTCAACCGAAGCCAGCTTCTTGCGCCGGCGCTCCGCATCGGCACCGCCGCTGGAGTCCTTCACGTTGTCCTTGAAGACCGTCACGCCCATTCTGGGGGGCGGCGTCGTGGCGCGGAGCCTCGAGCTTCCCACCGTGGACATCATCCGGGTCCCCACCTTGCGCGGACACCTGCGCTTCTGGTGGCGCGCGCTCTACGGCCACGCTTTCGCCGCGCGTGGCCCCGCTGGAGCGGAGGCGTTGGCGCGCGAGGAACGCCAGCTCTGGGGCGGCATGGGAGGGGCGAAGACACAGGACGACGATGACGCCGGTGCCCGTCGCTCACAGGTGGAGCTCCGGGTGCTGGAGGTGCGTCCCGCCGGGGAGGACACGGGGAAGATCGACCTTGGCGCCTTGCCCTCCTATGCGCTGTGGCCCGCTCGGAACGGGAAGGGCGAAGCAGACCTTCCTCGCTGGAAGCCAGGCCTTCGCTTCACGCTGGAAGTCATCGCTCCCCAGGGGGAGGTCATGGCCCAGGTTCGCAACGCGGTGCGTGCCTGGATTCTGTTCGGCGGGTACGGCTCGCGCGTGCGTCGCGGCTGCGGCGCTGTGTGTCTGGAGCCCTCGACGCCCGATATCGCCCAATGGCTCCCGGCTTCGGCGGACCGGGCCTCGCTGCGTCGGCTCTTTGGGGACCTGCCGCTCTTCTCCCCTGAACTGGCGGAACGCCCGGGTGACATGCCCCTGCTTCGGGGAGCGCACCTCTTCCGAGGGGATGTGAGCGCGAGCCAACGTGACGGCGAGAAGGTCTGGCTGTCCGCGTTGGGATGGCTGCGTGATTTCCGTCAGGGCACTCAGCCCACGTCCTCGGGCAACACCGAGGAGCTGGGCGTGGCGAGGAACCCAGGCGAGGGAAAGCGCGCGGGACGCTCCAACTGGCCCGAGGCCGACAAGGTTCGCCGCTTCGCCAGAGCGGCCCGTCATGACAGGCGGGCAGGCAATGCCTATCCAGACGTTCACGCGCCACGCAAGCAACACTCCGCGACGCCAGCATGGCCGCGCTCCGGCTTCGGGCTGCCCATCGTCTTTCACTTCCAGCAGAAGCGGCGAGAAGGAGGCGATTACCTCCCCAAGGAGCCCGAGGACGTACAGCTCCAGTGGGAGCGGCAGGTGGGGAACCAGTGGGAGTCGATGGACCGGCTCGCGTCGCCGCTCATCGTCAAGGCGTTGCCGCTCGCGGATGGTCGCTTCGAGCCCATCGCACTGTGGTTGGAGCGAGGCTCGCCCAAGGGCGGCCAAGTCGTGATGACGCAGTTCAAGGACGCCGACCCGCGCACGCGCGTGTCCTTCGCGCACGCGTTTCGCGCCAGCGACGACCAACCCCTCTTCAAGCCACTCCAGCGCGCGGACAACCTGCGCGACGCCTTCTTCCTGTGGCTGAAGGAAACCCGCAAGGCCCAGGAGGCGTGAGCCCATGAAGCACGTCATCGTTCTCAAGGTGGGCCCGGTTCAGGGCTACATCGCGCAGGCTCGCCGCACGCGGGACCTCTGGTATGGCAGTCAGCTCCTGTCGAAGCTGGCCCGGGAGATGGCGAGGTCGCTCGAAGCGTCAGGGGCCTCGCTCATCTTTCCGCACCCGGACCAGGTGCGCGACACGAGCACCGGTGTGGCCAACAAGGTCGTCGCGCTGGTGGAGGACGCGCCGGAGCAGGCTGCCCGGCGCGCCAGGGACGCGGCGAAGTCCCTGCTGCGGGCAGAGTGGAAGCGGGTCTTCGACAAATGCGAGGCCCTCCTCATTCTCGGCGCGGAGGCGCTCGCCGAGGAGCAACTCGACAGCTTCCTGGAGGTCCACGCCGCGTGGGCGCTCGTCGAGGATGCACCCACGGGCTACGCCACCGCCTTGCATGAGGCCGAGCGTGCCCTGGAGGCTCGCCGCGGCCTTCGCGAGTTCGCTC
This genomic window from Myxococcus hansupus contains:
- a CDS encoding serine/threonine-protein kinase, with protein sequence MTHPSQTQVGPYRLLHSLGSGGMGQVFAAVHESVGNQVALKVMSPSAAADPQRVARFLQEARALSRLEHPGVVRILHFDRVEGTAYLAMEHLQGLSLRQWMQAQPRIPLESALAICGQIAATMVDVHAEDIVHRDLKPENIFLCPDSTLALGHRIKLLDFGIAKVPSGQADLLATQVHTHEATFIGTFRYMAPEQCRSAAKVDGAADVYALGVLFFELLAGRPPFDEDEPVLVIAAHQYEEPPSLKQLVPSVPAALATFISDMLEKEPAARPDMKRCRALFERAWAQELDVCPVPGLAPFTEAHAELFFGRQEESRALLQRLEEARLGSQRWVQLEGPSGVGKSSLIQAALLPGLRELPADAEPRWLIATLRPSDTPLRHLAEALSTAYVAVGTVKPLDDIEALLRSGSVALHDFVTAHTPTAYRLLLVIEPLEELFTLGSAELETVDALLAAALAAPETPLRLFTSLRSDFIHRLEQMPSLPHHLHAAARFPLLPMGDEALAQVVHGVARRARLRLSAGLAERMVQDVRSETGRLPLLGHTLQSLWTLSGGAPLTHEHYDRLGGVGGALALQAESLLKSLGEEGTKRAKWLLLALVQVGRGTADTRRPRSRRDILMAAGGDTLAEEVLYRLSGIPSGPSTPGLPGLRLVVLTGEVNPSLQRVELVHETLLHQFPPLAAWLAQERVLLERQLDLEGVANAWEQARRPREGLPTGTLLDHYRRGFDIPDPRDAPALSPRARDFLLAAERLSRQRIRIRRFLLGMAALAGLAILFYAVRAEQERQHAEANLLRLVAAADNISEDADWNLSRLAHTLELRLKMLRRLNVSLTSLPTSDKARYPVRLATIHVAHRMGDIAYYDGTLAEAESRLTEALRTIRSGLADRPSDEDLLWELALNDSKLGKVAMARGQWALAGDRLMASQQYMEEQPAEGDTAVDTRRSLAVSLSERAELEWAQGHLGNAAELFDRAISLHEMNWGPYDEALLAVVLAQRSEVAIEAGDFDVAERLIPRTVLIAERCVSVRGGEQFFRWAQGRSLVAEGGLHLRKRRLMEAVASYGKARELGRELLDGEPPNKRFALMYAHALRGSEDVSRIQGRDVEGQSFRQERCTLVNRFLEQDPEDIRFRALACENHHP
- a CDS encoding RNA polymerase sigma factor, producing MIPQSHEETAFEDLLQRARAGEQEAMDALFRRSWKALERHASKSPALGLQGATRPSDIFQDSALRAFEKLASFRGNSEGEWVTWLKQVVFSQSIDIVRVEAGQAKYVPGGRVPEGEASESLPSQERTPSQVTAHHEDWHRLLSKFTLLTPDQQKAISLFWFDELSVEEAAQRMGKSHTSVSSLLQRGMSTLRREMRSDASSSQDDAEVSAALAAYFRKRGAGASPDMEAFIAEYPSCADGLRDALNSVLRLRALKPATRS
- a CDS encoding serine/threonine-protein kinase, producing MLPQGTQAGAYRIERKADTGGTSDVYEGRDASGGPVAIKVLATRWCVHAEMVARFLQEAQSLLSLRHPHLVQGLAVGLIEEKHPYLVLEWLPRSLEQGLAAEGGQFKDDDCARIVHQLAGALSLLHENGWVHRDLKPANVLLACEGPGRVDVRLSDLGLAKRLSGPEAPDSGLPLSTAEESFLGSRHYMAPEQWVSAKRVGPAVDVYALGVLWFQMLAGRLPFPSEAEHELMFQHVTARPPTELLEAVASGTTVEMVARMLDKVAGRRPPLSDVLALTSGTR
- a CDS encoding nucleotidyltransferase domain-containing protein → MLSVGEALERFISSLELTEGQRDEVSRQHTLVREELSRRLAGCETSFLSGSYSRSTAIRPLHDIDIFTVVGRASSTPPETPDAALKRVRQALHEAWPNKELPILQQHSVHLEFTKSGIEFDVVPAYQHLSQELFLIPEGNTGRWIHTNPRIHKGLSTDANELAGKKFKPLIKAVKHWNRQHGSSPLRSFHLEVMGYEAFSQAPVGYLEGLHTLFAFMAGRVDRPVPDPAGLGGKVDARMTLGQRMAARNAFQGAARTVRLALSERDSNPERAHLRLRELFGETYRYR
- a CDS encoding SAVED domain-containing protein; this encodes MRSEDIPITPRTRALIVRYEQDRPVIEATARDTLIRYGLEGDRDVDSVVLHPHDPARAARSLPGQEWSESFDEHERFAAALLEREAELRIDHLPVHIFGCAPLALMLELASRLPRRPVCVYQQAQDGSWSLGYDRMIAPATEDFFQVEGLPSGRQGGRGHVLLVVEVTRAIRDNVRSKVSAWLPEASLLTTVCLRPVAGPSTTAVQNPGQVARAAVQFREVLDRLHELLDGAESVVLAIDAPGSFAAALGTVVNPTTQHPLTLLHFNADRQVYDRVHVIRARRVVAPRVPTADDKLAATQVLRAVQRVHTELVAWLKEPAQQPFVEHIDGQAYLRSEIEDDPAFERTPLFRHGAGKWKLDWELLLGLGALRERLQSQDDWKECLRLFLIHEAFHVRQGGLTSYSYRGIGRAGFVLEAADYDADAVGVEVALAWRKAKQGGTVKDVGQVKTLESIVWNSLEILRVFEPVRPVRELAERRLRRYLIWLFHACRFSVLAVRSPDAEVRDELERVTVELVGLPAFRDPHESYFQQRVRLSLEDSREEVMLAIYFRHRLVRMDNHRAWVEDLLQSLRDWEASSREELQDRVRLLFERLFERHPELLAARRTDAR
- a CDS encoding RAMP superfamily CRISPR-associated protein, which encodes MKTVTPILGGGVVARSLELPTVDIIRVPTLRGHLRFWWRALYGHAFAARGPAGAEALAREERQLWGGMGGAKTQDDDDAGARRSQVELRVLEVRPAGEDTGKIDLGALPSYALWPARNGKGEADLPRWKPGLRFTLEVIAPQGEVMAQVRNAVRAWILFGGYGSRVRRGCGAVCLEPSTPDIAQWLPASADRASLRRLFGDLPLFSPELAERPGDMPLLRGAHLFRGDVSASQRDGEKVWLSALGWLRDFRQGTQPTSSGNTEELGVARNPGEGKRAGRSNWPEADKVRRFARAARHDRRAGNAYPDVHAPRKQHSATPAWPRSGFGLPIVFHFQQKRREGGDYLPKEPEDVQLQWERQVGNQWESMDRLASPLIVKALPLADGRFEPIALWLERGSPKGGQVVMTQFKDADPRTRVSFAHAFRASDDQPLFKPLQRADNLRDAFFLWLKETRKAQEA